One genomic segment of Alosa sapidissima isolate fAloSap1 chromosome 13, fAloSap1.pri, whole genome shotgun sequence includes these proteins:
- the rilpl1 gene encoding RILP-like protein 1 isoform X4, producing the protein MEDFGTVLDKNVADMTVMDVYDIAAVVGQEFERIIDQYGCEVLSRLMPKVVRVLEILEVLVSRNSLTPETEELRLELDKLRLERMDRLEKEKKHKKELELVEDVWRGEAQDLLSQIAQLQEENKSLLSSMSIKDCPMTEEDLQRHEGMSERERLVMKKLKEVVDKQRDEIRAKDRELTLKSEDIEALQQQQNRLMKINHDLRHKMSVVEAQGKALIEQKVDLEASGQTRQQELHALRQEVTRLRERLQGDRETGPVQEELPQEPVTQVAQEALCDEDAANLDSKDPNRPRFTLQELRDVLHERNELKAKVFMLQEEIAYYKSEEQEDEVPPAPADTAFMMMPRPRPSAQPESGIKRLFSLFSKRRSGQQPGQEVGGPWGGGVEPYTEQAQEALQHMDSPEGLH; encoded by the exons ATGGAAGATTTTGGAACAGTATTGGATAAGAATGTGGCCGACATGACTGTGATGGACGTGTATGACATTGCGGCAGTAGTGGGCCAGGAGTTTGAGCGCATTATTGACCAGTATGGCTGCGAGGTCCTCTCACGGCTCATGCCCAAAGTTGTGCGGGTTCTAGAGATCCTGGAAGTGCTGGTCAGCCGGAACAGCCTTACCCCAGAGACAGAGGAGCTGAGACTAGAGCTTGATAAACTGCGTCTGGAACGGATGGACAGattagagaaagaaaagaaacacaaaaaG GAGCTGGAGTTGGTGGAGGATGTGTGGAGAGGTGAGGCCCAGGACCTTCTGTCTCAGATCGCCCAGCTGCAGGAGGAAAACAAGAGCCTGCTCAGCAGCATGTCCATCAAAGACTGCCCCATGACTGAGGAGGACCTCCAGAGGCACGAAG GGATGTCGGAGCGGGAGCGCCTGGTGATGAAGAAGCTGAAGGAGGTGGTGGACAAGCAGAGGGACGAGATCCGGGCCAAAGACCGCGAGTTGACCCTCAAGAGTGAAGACATCGAGGCT ctccagcagcagcagaaccGCCTCATGAAGATCAACCACGACCTGCGGCACAAGATGAGCGTAGTGGAGGCGCAAGGCAAGGCTCTGATCGAGCAGAAGGTGGACCTGGAGGCCTCGGGCCAGACCCGCCAGCAGGAGCTGCACGCCCTGCGCCAGGAAGTGACCAGGCTCCGCGAGCGTCTCCAAGGAGACCGGGAGACTGGGCCTGTCCAGGAGGAGCTGCCCCAAGAGCCGGTGACACAGGTGGCCCAG GAGGCGCTGTGTGATGAGGATGCGGCTAATCTGGACTCCAAAGACCCCAACCGCCCGCGCTTCACACTGCAAGAGCTTCGAGACGTCCTGCATGAGAGGAATGAGCTGAAAGCCAAAGTCTTCATGTTACAGGAGGAGATCGCCTACTACAAAAG tgagGAGCAGGAAGACGAAGTCCCCCCGGCCCCTGCAGACACCGCCTTCATGATGATGCCACGCCCTCGTCCCTCTGCTCAGCCTGAGTCGGGGATCAAGCGCCT GTTTAGCCTCTTCTCCAAACGCCGCAGCGGTCAACAGCCCGGACAGGAAGTAGGCGGCCCCTGGGGCGGAGGGGTGGAGCCATATACAGAGCAGGCACAGGAAGCGCTACAGCACATGGATTCCCCGGAAGGACTCCACTAA
- the snrnp35 gene encoding U11/U12 small nuclear ribonucleoprotein 35 kDa protein: MNDWSPVAKVYDPLKAGSIDGTDVEPHDRAVWRAIQARYRPNKGIGGDPLLTLFVARLHQHTSEEKLHQVFSKYGDIQKLRLVRDVVTGFSRGYAFVEYKEERAVMRARRDANKLVVDQHELFVDFEQERTLKGWVPRRLGGGLGGRKESGQLRFGGRDRPFRKPINLPPTFNQDRPTERRWERGGEREDWNKERHRGASPGRDSGYMDRREERERGIGRREEPDRGMEKREERGMSYRDKDYYRDKRDDRRSRDDRYERDSKRRRDDKHAEKHRGDERR, encoded by the coding sequence ATGAATGACTGGAGTCCTGTTGCGAAAGTGTATGATCCACTGAAGGCTGGAAGTATAGATGGCACAGATGTGGAGCCTCATGACCGCGCAGTCTGGCGTGCGATACAGGCGCGCTATCGACCCAACAAGGGCATTGGTGGAGACCCTCTCCTCACACTGTTTGTGGCGCGCCTACACCAGCATACCTCTGAGGAGAAGCTCCACCAGGTATTTTCTAAATACGGAGACATTCAAAAACTTCGTCTGGTCAGGGACGTGGTGACGGGCTTCTCCCGGGGATATGCCTTTGTGGAATACAAGGAGGAACGAGCGGTGATGCGCGCGCGTCGGGACGCTAACAAATTAGTGGTGGACCAGCACGAACTGTTTGTGGACTTTGAGCAGGAAAGAACACTGAAAGGGTGGGTACCACGGCGTTTGGGGGGAGGTCTAGGAGGTAGGAAGGAGTCTGGGCAGCTAAGGTTCGGTGGAAGAGACAGACCCTTCCGTAAACCCATCAACTTGCCCCCCACTTTCAACCAAGACAGGCCGACAGAACGAaggtgggagagaggaggcGAGAGAGAAGACTGGAATAAGGAAAGACACCGAGGAGCTTCTCCAGGCAGAGATTCTGGCTATATGGACCGGAGAGAGGAACGAGAGAGGGGCataggaagaagagaagagccAGACCGAGGaatggaaaagagagaagagagggggatgagctACAGAGATAAAGACTACTATAGAGACAAGAGGGATGACAGACGATCGAGGGATGACCGTTATGAAAGAGACTCAAAAAGAAGAAGAGATGACAAACATGCCGAAAAACacagaggggatgagaggagataA
- the rilpl1 gene encoding RILP-like protein 1 isoform X3, whose protein sequence is MEDFGTVLDKNVADMTVMDVYDIAAVVGQEFERIIDQYGCEVLSRLMPKVVRVLEILEVLVSRNSLTPETEELRLELDKLRLERMDRLEKEKKHKKELELVEDVWRGEAQDLLSQIAQLQEENKSLLSSMSIKDCPMTEEDLQRHEGMSERERLVMKKLKEVVDKQRDEIRAKDRELTLKSEDIEALQQQQNRLMKINHDLRHKMSVVEAQGKALIEQKVDLEASGQTRQQELHALRQEVTRLRERLQGDRETGPVQEELPQEPVTQVAQRSDGAAPRASRGHGLWSDLPLYPQASFYAEERDEDDDDDVEEEEAVLLWEALCDEDAANLDSKDPNRPRFTLQELRDVLHERNELKAKVFMLQEEIAYYKSEEQEDEVPPAPADTAFMMMPRPRPSAQPESGIKRLIFTAIMPMVAAGLIPDDPTLQPIRRLMSLV, encoded by the exons ATGGAAGATTTTGGAACAGTATTGGATAAGAATGTGGCCGACATGACTGTGATGGACGTGTATGACATTGCGGCAGTAGTGGGCCAGGAGTTTGAGCGCATTATTGACCAGTATGGCTGCGAGGTCCTCTCACGGCTCATGCCCAAAGTTGTGCGGGTTCTAGAGATCCTGGAAGTGCTGGTCAGCCGGAACAGCCTTACCCCAGAGACAGAGGAGCTGAGACTAGAGCTTGATAAACTGCGTCTGGAACGGATGGACAGattagagaaagaaaagaaacacaaaaaG GAGCTGGAGTTGGTGGAGGATGTGTGGAGAGGTGAGGCCCAGGACCTTCTGTCTCAGATCGCCCAGCTGCAGGAGGAAAACAAGAGCCTGCTCAGCAGCATGTCCATCAAAGACTGCCCCATGACTGAGGAGGACCTCCAGAGGCACGAAG GGATGTCGGAGCGGGAGCGCCTGGTGATGAAGAAGCTGAAGGAGGTGGTGGACAAGCAGAGGGACGAGATCCGGGCCAAAGACCGCGAGTTGACCCTCAAGAGTGAAGACATCGAGGCT ctccagcagcagcagaaccGCCTCATGAAGATCAACCACGACCTGCGGCACAAGATGAGCGTAGTGGAGGCGCAAGGCAAGGCTCTGATCGAGCAGAAGGTGGACCTGGAGGCCTCGGGCCAGACCCGCCAGCAGGAGCTGCACGCCCTGCGCCAGGAAGTGACCAGGCTCCGCGAGCGTCTCCAAGGAGACCGGGAGACTGGGCCTGTCCAGGAGGAGCTGCCCCAAGAGCCGGTGACACAGGTGGCCCAG CGGTCTGATGGGGCTGCTCCACGTGCCTCTCGAGGACATGGCCTATGGTCTgacctccctctctatccccaaGCCTCCTTTTACGCAGAGGAGcgggatgaggatgatgatgatgatgtggaggaggaggaagcagtGTTGCTATGG GAGGCGCTGTGTGATGAGGATGCGGCTAATCTGGACTCCAAAGACCCCAACCGCCCGCGCTTCACACTGCAAGAGCTTCGAGACGTCCTGCATGAGAGGAATGAGCTGAAAGCCAAAGTCTTCATGTTACAGGAGGAGATCGCCTACTACAAAAG tgagGAGCAGGAAGACGAAGTCCCCCCGGCCCCTGCAGACACCGCCTTCATGATGATGCCACGCCCTCGTCCCTCTGCTCAGCCTGAGTCGGGGATCAAGCGCCT GATCTTTACTGCCATCATGCCGATGGTGGCGGCTGGCCTGATTCCAGATGACCCCACTTTACAGCCAATCAGACGGCTTATGTCTCTTGTATGA
- the rilpl1 gene encoding RILP-like protein 1 isoform X1 has translation MEDFGTVLDKNVADMTVMDVYDIAAVVGQEFERIIDQYGCEVLSRLMPKVVRVLEILEVLVSRNSLTPETEELRLELDKLRLERMDRLEKEKKHKKELELVEDVWRGEAQDLLSQIAQLQEENKSLLSSMSIKDCPMTEEDLQRHEGMSERERLVMKKLKEVVDKQRDEIRAKDRELTLKSEDIEALQQQQNRLMKINHDLRHKMSVVEAQGKALIEQKVDLEASGQTRQQELHALRQEVTRLRERLQGDRETGPVQEELPQEPVTQVAQRSDGAAPRASRGHGLWSDLPLYPQASFYAEERDEDDDDDVEEEEAVLLWEALCDEDAANLDSKDPNRPRFTLQELRDVLHERNELKAKVFMLQEEIAYYKSEEQEDEVPPAPADTAFMMMPRPRPSAQPESGIKRLFSLFSKRRSGQQPGQEVGGPWGGGVEPYTEQAQEALQHMDSPEGLH, from the exons ATGGAAGATTTTGGAACAGTATTGGATAAGAATGTGGCCGACATGACTGTGATGGACGTGTATGACATTGCGGCAGTAGTGGGCCAGGAGTTTGAGCGCATTATTGACCAGTATGGCTGCGAGGTCCTCTCACGGCTCATGCCCAAAGTTGTGCGGGTTCTAGAGATCCTGGAAGTGCTGGTCAGCCGGAACAGCCTTACCCCAGAGACAGAGGAGCTGAGACTAGAGCTTGATAAACTGCGTCTGGAACGGATGGACAGattagagaaagaaaagaaacacaaaaaG GAGCTGGAGTTGGTGGAGGATGTGTGGAGAGGTGAGGCCCAGGACCTTCTGTCTCAGATCGCCCAGCTGCAGGAGGAAAACAAGAGCCTGCTCAGCAGCATGTCCATCAAAGACTGCCCCATGACTGAGGAGGACCTCCAGAGGCACGAAG GGATGTCGGAGCGGGAGCGCCTGGTGATGAAGAAGCTGAAGGAGGTGGTGGACAAGCAGAGGGACGAGATCCGGGCCAAAGACCGCGAGTTGACCCTCAAGAGTGAAGACATCGAGGCT ctccagcagcagcagaaccGCCTCATGAAGATCAACCACGACCTGCGGCACAAGATGAGCGTAGTGGAGGCGCAAGGCAAGGCTCTGATCGAGCAGAAGGTGGACCTGGAGGCCTCGGGCCAGACCCGCCAGCAGGAGCTGCACGCCCTGCGCCAGGAAGTGACCAGGCTCCGCGAGCGTCTCCAAGGAGACCGGGAGACTGGGCCTGTCCAGGAGGAGCTGCCCCAAGAGCCGGTGACACAGGTGGCCCAG CGGTCTGATGGGGCTGCTCCACGTGCCTCTCGAGGACATGGCCTATGGTCTgacctccctctctatccccaaGCCTCCTTTTACGCAGAGGAGcgggatgaggatgatgatgatgatgtggaggaggaggaagcagtGTTGCTATGG GAGGCGCTGTGTGATGAGGATGCGGCTAATCTGGACTCCAAAGACCCCAACCGCCCGCGCTTCACACTGCAAGAGCTTCGAGACGTCCTGCATGAGAGGAATGAGCTGAAAGCCAAAGTCTTCATGTTACAGGAGGAGATCGCCTACTACAAAAG tgagGAGCAGGAAGACGAAGTCCCCCCGGCCCCTGCAGACACCGCCTTCATGATGATGCCACGCCCTCGTCCCTCTGCTCAGCCTGAGTCGGGGATCAAGCGCCT GTTTAGCCTCTTCTCCAAACGCCGCAGCGGTCAACAGCCCGGACAGGAAGTAGGCGGCCCCTGGGGCGGAGGGGTGGAGCCATATACAGAGCAGGCACAGGAAGCGCTACAGCACATGGATTCCCCGGAAGGACTCCACTAA
- the rilpl1 gene encoding RILP-like protein 1 isoform X2, with translation MEDFGTVLDKNVADMTVMDVYDIAAVVGQEFERIIDQYGCEVLSRLMPKVVRVLEILEVLVSRNSLTPETEELRLELDKLRLERMDRLEKEKKHKKELELVEDVWRGEAQDLLSQIAQLQEENKSLLSSMSIKDCPMTEEDLQRHEGMSERERLVMKKLKEVVDKQRDEIRAKDRELTLKSEDIEALQQQQNRLMKINHDLRHKMSVVEAQGKALIEQKVDLEASGQTRQQELHALRQEVTRLRERLQGDRETGPVQEELPQEPVTQVAQRSDGAAPRASRGHGLWSDLPLYPQASFYAEERDEDDDDDVEEEEAVLLWEALCDEDAANLDSKDPNRPRFTLQELRDVLHERNELKAKVFMLQEEIAYYKSEEQEDEVPPAPADTAFMMMPRPRPSAQPESGIKRLIFTAIMPMVAAGLIPDDPTLQPIRRLMSLV, from the exons ATGGAAGATTTTGGAACAGTATTGGATAAGAATGTGGCCGACATGACTGTGATGGACGTGTATGACATTGCGGCAGTAGTGGGCCAGGAGTTTGAGCGCATTATTGACCAGTATGGCTGCGAGGTCCTCTCACGGCTCATGCCCAAAGTTGTGCGGGTTCTAGAGATCCTGGAAGTGCTGGTCAGCCGGAACAGCCTTACCCCAGAGACAGAGGAGCTGAGACTAGAGCTTGATAAACTGCGTCTGGAACGGATGGACAGattagagaaagaaaagaaacacaaaaaG GAGCTGGAGTTGGTGGAGGATGTGTGGAGAGGTGAGGCCCAGGACCTTCTGTCTCAGATCGCCCAGCTGCAGGAGGAAAACAAGAGCCTGCTCAGCAGCATGTCCATCAAAGACTGCCCCATGACTGAGGAGGACCTCCAGAGGCACGAAG GGATGTCGGAGCGGGAGCGCCTGGTGATGAAGAAGCTGAAGGAGGTGGTGGACAAGCAGAGGGACGAGATCCGGGCCAAAGACCGCGAGTTGACCCTCAAGAGTGAAGACATCGAGGCT ctccagcagcagcagaaccGCCTCATGAAGATCAACCACGACCTGCGGCACAAGATGAGCGTAGTGGAGGCGCAAGGCAAGGCTCTGATCGAGCAGAAGGTGGACCTGGAGGCCTCGGGCCAGACCCGCCAGCAGGAGCTGCACGCCCTGCGCCAGGAAGTGACCAGGCTCCGCGAGCGTCTCCAAGGAGACCGGGAGACTGGGCCTGTCCAGGAGGAGCTGCCCCAAGAGCCGGTGACACAGGTGGCCCAG CGGTCTGATGGGGCTGCTCCACGTGCCTCTCGAGGACATGGCCTATGGTCTgacctccctctctatccccaaGCCTCCTTTTACGCAGAGGAGcgggatgaggatgatgatgatgatgtggaggaggaggaagcagtGTTGCTATGG GAGGCGCTGTGTGATGAGGATGCGGCTAATCTGGACTCCAAAGACCCCAACCGCCCGCGCTTCACACTGCAAGAGCTTCGAGACGTCCTGCATGAGAGGAATGAGCTGAAAGCCAAAGTCTTCATGTTACAGGAGGAGATCGCCTACTACAAAAG tgagGAGCAGGAAGACGAAGTCCCCCCGGCCCCTGCAGACACCGCCTTCATGATGATGCCACGCCCTCGTCCCTCTGCTCAGCCTGAGTCGGGGATCAAGCGCCT GATCTTTACTGCCATCATGCCGATGGTGGCGGCTGGCCTGATTCCAGATGACCCCACTTTACAGCCAATCAGACGGCTTATGTCTCTT GTTTAG